A single window of Herpetosiphon gulosus DNA harbors:
- a CDS encoding histidine kinase dimerization/phosphoacceptor domain -containing protein — translation MSFLQQSDADAVPTIALGQQATPWQLALNQFVTWVANESLGSESLAHYFKPWLTHLTTWLLFIPTDPKTLLQSFVLGQPDRYQQLAQATRLAWLEQYYFNAPQALLAPQRLAKPTEFGLPLPSTNEPVWLIPLQAYDRLWGIVVLEIAEASPPSEHPLYVMLAQAIANLSLHLDARYAREYEVQAYQRMQMMSESSHILAHTGLNLDRMLMALSKHLCQHFSDGCMIQILSMSQTNQIQQEIFHHQQADYRTQLYRMSAEWADQLAPDSLRYQVLISNQPLALNIYEHQLLLESSEFQPLLGEYKLHSILMVGLYWNEHPVGILSLLRTHINLPFMQEDLEIARDIGTRFVEALEQTRLYAELREQEQALMLMVRRLEERVEERTNELSNINVQLNRELDRRRKTEEALVESQALLRSFYASTPVMMGVVEITPEADLVLLTANTMTVKQWNLAPNYCEMTMIQLGIPQTDIDRWIQYFQRSRTKGQPERFDYNDPFDPAIMYTATIGPVNTASPIGQRFCFVLEDITASRNLQQSLEESKHLVEQINASIPCIVYKYDVKLNQITYINRSLESMLGYAASEMLEMQEMDLRSLIHPDDLIQIDAYLPSLYTSKPGTIIQNRFRIKHRDGQWRWIIGYDTVFQTDETGYATSILSALQDVSELYSHREQLQASLEEKMVLLQEIHHRVKNNLQIVSSLLNLQARQISDRDTRDRFLESQSRIHAMALVHEQLYRSSDLRYIDLAEYIKHLVQFFRRSHTNRPTISINLSVEPVNLNTDTTIQLGLIINELLTNSFKHAFIAQETGLIWLKGSYDQQFVELEIGDDGIGMPLDRQPSNSMGLELVHALIRQLGASIQQLSTAGTVFKLTIPRK, via the coding sequence ATGAGTTTTCTGCAACAATCTGATGCCGATGCTGTGCCAACTATCGCCCTCGGGCAGCAAGCTACGCCTTGGCAATTGGCACTCAATCAGTTTGTAACCTGGGTTGCCAACGAAAGTTTAGGTTCTGAAAGCCTAGCCCACTATTTTAAGCCTTGGCTAACCCACCTAACTACATGGTTACTGTTTATTCCTACCGATCCTAAAACCTTGCTGCAAAGTTTTGTGTTGGGCCAACCAGATCGCTATCAACAGTTAGCGCAAGCAACCCGTTTAGCTTGGCTAGAGCAGTATTATTTCAACGCTCCACAGGCGCTTTTAGCTCCTCAGCGTTTGGCTAAACCAACCGAATTTGGTTTACCATTGCCTAGCACAAACGAACCAGTTTGGCTCATTCCCTTACAAGCCTATGATCGTTTGTGGGGCATTGTCGTGCTCGAAATCGCTGAGGCTAGCCCACCAAGTGAACATCCGCTTTATGTCATGTTAGCCCAAGCGATTGCCAATCTCAGTCTGCATTTGGATGCTCGCTATGCCCGCGAATACGAGGTGCAAGCCTATCAACGCATGCAGATGATGAGCGAATCGTCGCATATTTTGGCGCACACTGGCTTGAATTTGGATCGAATGCTGATGGCGTTGAGTAAGCATTTGTGCCAGCATTTTAGTGATGGCTGTATGATTCAAATTCTGAGTATGAGCCAAACCAACCAGATTCAGCAAGAGATTTTTCATCATCAACAAGCCGACTATCGCACTCAGCTCTATCGCATGTCGGCAGAATGGGCTGATCAGCTAGCGCCTGATTCATTACGCTATCAAGTGCTTATTTCGAATCAACCTTTAGCATTAAATATTTATGAACATCAATTACTACTTGAATCGAGTGAATTCCAACCGCTGTTAGGTGAATATAAGTTACACAGTATACTTATGGTTGGACTCTATTGGAATGAACATCCAGTTGGCATATTAAGTTTATTGCGTACTCACATCAATTTGCCGTTTATGCAAGAAGATCTTGAGATTGCTCGTGATATTGGCACGCGTTTTGTTGAAGCACTCGAACAAACCCGTTTATATGCTGAGTTGCGTGAACAAGAACAGGCATTAATGCTGATGGTTCGGCGTTTAGAAGAACGAGTTGAGGAACGTACAAATGAGCTATCAAATATTAATGTCCAGCTCAATCGCGAACTCGATCGGCGACGGAAAACCGAAGAGGCCTTAGTCGAGAGTCAAGCCTTATTGCGCAGTTTCTATGCTAGCACTCCGGTGATGATGGGTGTGGTTGAAATTACCCCAGAAGCTGATTTAGTCTTGCTGACCGCAAATACTATGACGGTTAAGCAATGGAATCTTGCACCAAACTATTGTGAAATGACCATGATCCAGCTTGGGATACCCCAAACCGATATTGATCGCTGGATTCAATATTTTCAACGTAGCCGCACCAAAGGCCAGCCCGAACGCTTTGATTATAATGATCCATTCGATCCAGCAATTATGTATACTGCAACAATTGGCCCAGTCAATACCGCTTCACCAATTGGCCAACGTTTTTGTTTTGTGCTCGAAGATATCACTGCAAGTCGTAATCTCCAGCAATCGTTGGAAGAAAGTAAGCACCTTGTCGAACAAATTAATGCTTCGATTCCATGTATTGTCTATAAATATGATGTAAAGCTCAATCAAATAACCTATATCAATCGCTCATTAGAATCGATGCTTGGGTATGCAGCGAGCGAAATGCTCGAAATGCAAGAAATGGATTTACGTAGCTTAATTCATCCTGATGATTTAATCCAAATTGATGCTTATTTGCCAAGTTTGTATACTTCCAAGCCAGGTACAATTATTCAAAACCGCTTTCGAATTAAGCATCGTGATGGCCAATGGCGCTGGATTATTGGCTATGATACGGTATTTCAAACTGATGAAACAGGATATGCTACCTCAATTCTATCGGCATTGCAAGATGTCAGCGAGCTCTATTCGCATCGTGAACAATTGCAAGCATCATTAGAAGAAAAAATGGTGTTATTGCAAGAAATTCATCATCGAGTCAAGAACAATTTGCAAATTGTTTCAAGCCTGCTCAATTTACAAGCTCGCCAAATTAGCGACAGAGATACCCGTGATCGTTTTCTTGAAAGCCAAAGCCGCATTCATGCAATGGCACTTGTGCACGAACAACTCTATCGTTCATCAGATTTACGGTATATTGATTTAGCCGAATATATCAAGCATCTTGTGCAGTTTTTTCGACGATCACATACTAATCGTCCAACAATTTCAATTAATCTAAGTGTTGAGCCAGTCAATCTAAATACTGATACAACGATTCAGTTGGGATTAATTATCAACGAATTACTGACTAATAGCTTCAAACATGCCTTTATTGCCCAAGAGACCGGCTTGATTTGGCTGAAGGGAAGCTATGATCAGCAGTTTGTTGAGCTAGAAATTGGCGATGACGGCATTGGGATGCCACTTGATCGTCAACCATCCAACTCGATGGGGCTTGAATTAGTCCATGCCCTGATTCGCCAACTTGGTGCCTCGATTCAGCAACTTTCAACGGCTGGCACTGTGTTTAAGTTAACAATTCCACGTAAATAA
- a CDS encoding alpha/beta hydrolase, with the protein MELEHAMALLNGLNLHYVRAGSGPLVVLLHGFPEFWYSWRHQIPALAETHTVVALDQRGYNLSDKPALWQHYTIDLLIDDVRALIEHLGFERATIVGHDWGAAVAWMFAMRYHGYVERLVIMNVPHPLLMAKNLWTNPRQMLRSWYIFAFQVPHFPEWSAKRNNFQVLTKALTGAVQRPGVFSAEDIQAYHQAWGQPGALRAMIHWYRAYVRQGLRYLRQLSTHHIHVPTLLIWGTADTALGQELTYGTERYVTDLRIRYLSDVSHWVQQEAPNEVNAVLIPFVRGEW; encoded by the coding sequence ATGGAACTTGAACATGCAATGGCCTTGCTCAATGGGCTTAATTTGCATTATGTACGGGCGGGCAGCGGGCCGTTGGTGGTGCTATTGCATGGCTTTCCTGAATTTTGGTATTCATGGCGGCATCAAATTCCAGCTTTGGCCGAAACCCACACGGTGGTTGCACTCGATCAACGTGGCTACAACCTCTCGGATAAACCAGCGTTGTGGCAGCACTACACAATTGATTTATTAATTGATGATGTACGGGCGCTCATCGAGCATTTGGGCTTTGAGCGAGCGACAATTGTGGGCCACGATTGGGGCGCAGCAGTAGCTTGGATGTTTGCCATGCGCTATCATGGGTATGTTGAACGTTTGGTAATTATGAATGTGCCGCATCCGCTGCTGATGGCCAAAAATCTTTGGACTAATCCACGCCAAATGCTACGTTCGTGGTATATCTTTGCCTTTCAAGTACCCCATTTCCCTGAGTGGTCGGCCAAACGCAACAACTTTCAAGTGCTGACCAAAGCCTTAACTGGCGCAGTCCAACGGCCTGGGGTATTTAGCGCTGAAGATATTCAGGCCTATCATCAGGCTTGGGGCCAACCTGGAGCATTACGGGCGATGATTCATTGGTATCGAGCCTATGTACGCCAAGGCTTGCGCTATCTACGGCAACTATCGACGCATCATATTCATGTGCCAACCTTATTAATTTGGGGCACTGCTGATACGGCGCTTGGCCAAGAATTAACCTATGGCACTGAGCGCTATGTGACCGATTTACGCATCCGCTACCTAAGCGATGTGAGCCATTGGGTACAGCAAGAAGCGCCCAATGAGGTGAATGCTGTGTTGATCCCATTTGTACGGGGTGAGTGGTAG
- a CDS encoding serine/threonine-protein kinase, which produces MSIATERTLCPICGTDNRNDAKFCQQCGNNIVLNNRYRITRAIKEGGMGAVYAATDQSGKRYALKSLIDRFNDKAERDEAIERFKEEASILRELQHPQIPHVYGDFLHGGRYYLAMDFVEGDDLEDLQRHQANEQFDEPTVLRWAEQIANVLDYLHERRLIYRDVKPSNIMIERKTGNVKVVDFGIAKLFQPNERGTLIGTPGYSPPEQYQGQATPQSDIYALGATLHHLLTGRDPRDEAPFSFPPVRQLAPNVSLATEQAISKALEMEISKRWKSAAAFRAALPLESLRKPKPKPKPQATVILEQKPQKPAMAASVGAIPQPQKAAPTSSTKPKPKPKSQPLPAKPKPSAKPKKRFRPWIPLLTILIVGVLLALGIPGMDQKILNLFNSSTATSVTPIPQAATTRWVERNIVVSVVEGTSDTEIANQLKQQYRQAIVAEFGNTAKINEALMTFVGGNPRNIGTDASGIRYEVTIRASVAIPKP; this is translated from the coding sequence ATGAGTATAGCAACCGAGCGAACGTTGTGTCCAATCTGTGGCACCGATAATCGCAATGATGCCAAATTCTGCCAGCAATGTGGCAATAATATAGTCTTGAACAATCGCTATCGCATCACTCGTGCCATCAAGGAAGGCGGCATGGGCGCGGTCTATGCTGCCACCGATCAAAGTGGCAAACGCTACGCGCTTAAATCATTGATCGATCGTTTCAACGATAAAGCCGAACGGGATGAAGCGATTGAACGTTTTAAAGAAGAAGCCTCGATTCTACGCGAATTGCAGCACCCGCAAATTCCCCATGTATATGGCGATTTTTTGCATGGTGGGCGCTACTACCTCGCGATGGATTTTGTTGAGGGCGACGATTTAGAAGATTTGCAGCGCCACCAAGCCAATGAGCAATTCGATGAACCGACTGTGTTGCGCTGGGCTGAGCAAATTGCCAATGTGCTCGATTATTTGCACGAACGGCGTTTGATCTATCGCGATGTCAAGCCATCCAATATTATGATCGAACGTAAAACCGGCAATGTTAAAGTTGTTGATTTTGGCATCGCCAAATTGTTTCAGCCCAACGAGCGCGGCACATTAATTGGCACGCCTGGCTATTCGCCGCCCGAGCAATATCAAGGCCAAGCTACACCACAATCGGATATTTACGCTTTGGGCGCGACCTTGCATCATTTATTAACAGGTCGCGATCCACGTGATGAAGCGCCCTTTTCCTTTCCACCAGTGCGCCAGCTTGCACCCAACGTTTCGCTGGCCACCGAGCAGGCCATCAGCAAAGCCTTAGAAATGGAAATTAGCAAGCGTTGGAAAAGTGCAGCAGCATTTCGCGCCGCATTGCCCTTGGAATCATTGCGCAAACCTAAGCCTAAACCCAAGCCCCAAGCAACGGTGATTCTGGAACAAAAACCACAAAAACCAGCCATGGCCGCCAGTGTTGGCGCGATTCCGCAACCGCAAAAGGCTGCGCCAACCAGCAGTACCAAACCCAAACCCAAGCCCAAAAGCCAACCCTTGCCAGCGAAACCCAAGCCAAGCGCCAAGCCCAAAAAGCGCTTCCGGCCATGGATTCCGCTGCTAACAATTTTGATTGTTGGGGTATTGCTGGCGCTCGGCATTCCAGGTATGGATCAAAAGATCTTGAATTTGTTCAACTCAAGCACAGCCACCAGCGTTACGCCAATTCCACAGGCGGCAACCACCCGCTGGGTTGAGCGCAATATTGTGGTGAGTGTTGTTGAAGGCACAAGCGATACCGAGATTGCCAATCAACTGAAACAACAATATCGCCAAGCAATAGTTGCTGAATTTGGCAATACTGCTAAAATCAACGAGGCATTGATGACCTTTGTGGGTGGAAATCCCCGCAATATCGGCACTGATGCTAGTGGTATCCGCTACGAAGTAACAATTCGCGCCTCGGTTGCCATTCCTAAGCCCTAA
- a CDS encoding glycosyltransferase family 4 protein, which yields MLKPLYISPLGKGGVDIGIQNITRSMQRAGHQPSLRRLSHLFNFAPMAAKLALGRNWWQGHDLVQARSRCAWALRAPGLPLVTTVHHIVTDPLLQPYSSPQQRLFYRLVEKTYDGLSVRLADEVICVSRYTQEQTRLTYGDRSTTVIYDGIDTEAFTPAPDFQRTNDLPAHAAPIRLLFVGNRTRRKGFDLLPKIMDQLGPQYVLYYTESFQGVQAAPPHPQMVRIGTPDRDGLIAAYRSCDLLLFPARVEGFGIVAAEAGACGKPVITTNASALPEVVNHGETGLLCELDNVQAFVQAIQELGEDPTRRLQMGQAARERVASNFGYDVLARELEAVYRRALFVTA from the coding sequence ATGCTAAAACCCCTCTACATCTCGCCGCTCGGCAAGGGCGGCGTTGATATTGGCATTCAAAATATCACCCGTTCGATGCAACGAGCTGGCCATCAACCAAGTTTACGCCGTTTATCGCACCTATTTAACTTTGCCCCAATGGCTGCAAAATTGGCGCTTGGCCGCAATTGGTGGCAAGGCCATGATCTGGTTCAGGCGCGTTCTCGTTGCGCATGGGCCTTACGTGCCCCAGGCCTGCCATTGGTCACGACCGTGCATCACATCGTGACCGATCCGCTGCTTCAGCCCTATAGCTCGCCGCAACAACGCTTGTTTTATCGCTTGGTCGAAAAAACCTATGATGGCTTATCGGTACGCTTAGCTGATGAGGTGATTTGTGTCAGCCGCTACACGCAGGAGCAAACCCGCCTAACCTACGGCGATCGCTCGACTACCGTGATTTACGATGGGATTGATACTGAAGCTTTTACACCAGCCCCTGATTTTCAGCGCACCAACGATTTGCCTGCGCATGCTGCGCCGATTCGTTTGCTGTTTGTTGGCAATCGCACACGGCGCAAAGGTTTTGATCTGCTGCCTAAAATTATGGATCAACTTGGGCCGCAATATGTGTTGTATTACACTGAGTCGTTTCAAGGGGTACAGGCAGCGCCGCCGCATCCGCAGATGGTGCGGATCGGCACGCCCGACCGTGACGGTTTGATTGCGGCCTATCGTTCCTGTGATCTATTGCTGTTTCCGGCGCGAGTTGAAGGCTTTGGGATTGTTGCAGCCGAGGCGGGAGCTTGTGGCAAGCCCGTAATCACCACCAATGCCTCGGCGCTGCCCGAAGTGGTCAATCATGGCGAAACTGGGCTGCTCTGCGAATTGGATAATGTCCAAGCCTTTGTTCAAGCGATCCAAGAGTTGGGCGAAGATCCGACTCGGCGTTTGCAGATGGGCCAAGCCGCCCGCGAACGAGTGGCCAGCAATTTTGGCTACGATGTCTTGGCGCGAGAGCTAGAAGCAGTATATCGTCGCGCTTTATTTGTCACTGCCTAG
- the egtD gene encoding L-histidine N(alpha)-methyltransferase: MSETQQLAKVRLLDAAPTLACFRSEVLDGLRQPIKTLPCKFFYDAEGSQLFEAICELAEYYPTRTELAILQQAMPAIRHWIGPDVRLVEYGSGASLKTRLLLDQLETPAAYLPIDISREHLIAASQDLAEHYPSIEILPICADYTQPLSLPQAQRPVGRTVVFYPGSTIGNFHPDEALSFLKMMRELCLPEGGVLLGVDLKKDPSLLHAAYNDAAGVTAAFNLNLLARINRELDANFELANFRHYACYNPIQGRIEMHLVSLHDQTVWIGDQQIDFRCGEPIWTECSYKYHLQEFAALAAQAQLEVAEVWTDPQNLFSVHYLRPIA, encoded by the coding sequence ATGAGCGAAACCCAACAATTAGCCAAGGTACGTTTGCTTGATGCCGCCCCTACTCTAGCCTGCTTTCGTAGCGAAGTGCTTGATGGTTTGCGTCAACCAATCAAAACCTTGCCCTGTAAATTTTTCTACGATGCTGAAGGCTCGCAGCTTTTCGAGGCCATTTGTGAACTAGCCGAATACTACCCAACCCGCACCGAACTAGCAATTTTGCAGCAGGCCATGCCCGCAATTCGCCACTGGATTGGACCTGATGTCCGTTTGGTTGAATATGGCAGCGGAGCCAGCCTCAAAACCCGTTTGCTGCTTGATCAACTTGAAACACCAGCGGCCTATCTACCGATTGATATTTCGCGCGAACATTTGATCGCCGCTAGTCAAGATTTAGCCGAGCATTACCCGTCAATCGAAATTTTGCCAATATGTGCCGATTACACCCAGCCGTTGAGCTTGCCACAGGCTCAACGCCCAGTTGGTCGCACAGTGGTGTTTTATCCAGGCTCGACAATTGGCAATTTTCACCCTGACGAAGCGTTGAGCTTTTTAAAAATGATGCGTGAGCTGTGCTTGCCTGAGGGTGGCGTGCTCCTCGGCGTTGATCTCAAAAAAGATCCCAGTCTGTTGCATGCGGCCTACAACGACGCTGCTGGAGTGACTGCGGCATTTAATCTCAATCTACTGGCGCGAATTAATCGTGAGCTTGATGCCAATTTCGAGCTAGCCAACTTTCGCCATTATGCCTGCTACAACCCAATTCAAGGCCGAATTGAAATGCACTTGGTCAGCTTGCACGATCAAACGGTGTGGATTGGCGATCAGCAAATTGACTTTCGCTGTGGTGAGCCAATTTGGACTGAATGTTCTTACAAATATCATCTGCAAGAATTTGCCGCATTGGCCGCCCAAGCCCAACTTGAGGTAGCCGAAGTTTGGACAGACCCCCAAAACCTGTTCAGCGTGCACTATTTACGCCCGATTGCTTGA
- the egtB gene encoding ergothioneine biosynthesis protein EgtB, with translation METLMDSSLSAMPVQARQARLIEHYQTVRQFSEYLCEPLVTEDYVIQSMPDVSPTKWHLAHTSWFFETFVLTQAVPNYQTLHPQYAYLFNSYYVTLGKRHCRPKRGLISRPTVEETYRYRAYVDQQMLALLQAMDAETFARWEPILDLGIHHEQQHQELMLTDLKHVFSENPLRPAYREFAPSNQQPAAPLRWLSYPEGIVWLGYEGQSFAFDNESPRHRQFVHSFQLASRLVTNGEYLAFIEDAGYTRQDLWLSSGWYTREDTGWTAPMYWEQLDGVWHQMTLGGLRPLDLAEPVCHLSYYEADAFARWAGKRLPTEAEWELAAQTVALDGSYADAGRYHPAALNVDSSNLPQQMFGEVWQWTQSAYSPYPGFQPAAGALGEYNGKFMSGQYVLRGASCATSRSHARLTYRNFFPPDARWQFSGLRLAADGEA, from the coding sequence ATGGAGACACTGATGGATTCGTCGCTTTCAGCGATGCCTGTGCAAGCCCGCCAAGCTCGTTTGATCGAACACTATCAGACAGTGCGCCAATTCTCGGAGTATCTTTGTGAGCCGCTTGTAACCGAAGATTATGTGATTCAGTCGATGCCCGATGTTAGCCCAACTAAGTGGCATCTTGCGCATACGAGTTGGTTTTTTGAAACGTTTGTACTAACCCAAGCTGTGCCCAACTATCAAACATTGCACCCCCAATATGCTTACCTTTTTAATTCGTATTATGTAACGCTTGGCAAACGCCATTGTCGCCCCAAACGCGGCTTGATTTCGCGTCCCACGGTCGAGGAAACCTACCGCTACCGTGCCTATGTTGATCAGCAAATGTTGGCCTTATTGCAGGCGATGGATGCCGAAACCTTTGCCCGTTGGGAGCCAATTCTCGATTTGGGGATTCACCATGAGCAGCAGCATCAAGAATTAATGCTGACTGACCTCAAGCATGTTTTTTCTGAAAATCCTTTACGTCCAGCTTACCGTGAATTTGCCCCAAGCAACCAACAGCCTGCCGCACCATTACGTTGGCTCAGCTATCCCGAAGGCATTGTTTGGCTTGGCTACGAGGGCCAAAGCTTTGCCTTCGATAATGAATCGCCACGTCATCGCCAATTTGTGCATAGTTTTCAATTGGCCTCACGGCTTGTCACCAATGGCGAATATTTGGCCTTTATCGAAGATGCTGGCTATACCCGCCAAGATTTGTGGCTCTCCTCAGGCTGGTACACCCGCGAAGATACCGGCTGGACTGCGCCGATGTATTGGGAGCAACTCGATGGCGTGTGGCATCAGATGACGCTTGGCGGTTTGCGTCCGCTTGATCTAGCCGAACCAGTTTGTCACCTCAGCTATTACGAGGCTGATGCTTTTGCGCGTTGGGCGGGCAAGCGCTTGCCAACCGAGGCCGAGTGGGAACTGGCGGCCCAAACCGTAGCGCTCGATGGCTCATACGCTGACGCAGGCCGCTATCATCCAGCAGCACTCAATGTTGATAGCAGCAATTTGCCCCAACAAATGTTTGGCGAAGTTTGGCAATGGACCCAAAGTGCCTACTCACCATATCCTGGGTTTCAGCCAGCAGCAGGCGCACTAGGCGAATACAATGGCAAATTTATGTCGGGGCAATATGTGTTGCGCGGCGCTTCGTGTGCCACCTCGCGCTCCCATGCGCGACTGACCTACCGCAATTTCTTTCCGCCCGATGCTCGTTGGCAATTTAGCGGCTTGCGCTTGGCAGCGGATGGTGAAGCATGA
- a CDS encoding YccF domain-containing protein — translation MSYPPPTVIINNGNTGPGCLIRGLWFIFVGLWLGAVVTGLAWFLIVSIIGLPLGLMLLNRLPQMMTLRPNPANAQMVVLSNGQVVVGYGRPQQAFIIRAIYFILIGWWLSGIWLATAWAIAGFSFGLGLPISFWMFNRVPAITTLG, via the coding sequence ATGAGTTATCCACCGCCAACCGTGATCATCAACAATGGCAATACTGGGCCTGGCTGCTTGATTCGCGGCTTGTGGTTTATTTTTGTGGGCTTGTGGTTGGGAGCAGTGGTCACAGGTTTGGCATGGTTTCTAATCGTTAGCATTATCGGCTTGCCACTAGGCCTGATGTTGCTCAACCGACTGCCGCAAATGATGACTTTGCGCCCAAATCCGGCCAATGCCCAAATGGTAGTGCTCTCGAATGGCCAGGTGGTCGTTGGCTACGGTCGCCCTCAACAAGCATTTATCATTCGGGCGATCTACTTCATCCTTATTGGTTGGTGGCTCAGCGGCATTTGGCTAGCAACGGCTTGGGCAATCGCTGGGTTTAGTTTTGGCTTGGGCCTGCCGATATCGTTTTGGATGTTCAACCGTGTGCCAGCGATTACAACCTTAGGCTAA
- a CDS encoding DUF4397 domain-containing protein: MVRRLMLLTLALLAVVGLSTPQASKAATMNYVRVMHASPDAPAVDIFVDGKAVLTSVPFFALSGQLALPDGTYTIDIAPAGAGVAASVFETKLTLEGGYTGTVAAVGSLGLGNFDVKLYEDNYSMTGAGMSRVRVIHGSPDAPAVDIKIAGTQNVVVKGAKFGDAATLEVPAGTYSFDISPAGSSTVLFTTPALRFESGWGYSLVASGFASKNFWVQSRVDMVK; encoded by the coding sequence ATGGTACGACGTTTGATGTTGCTTACATTGGCTTTGTTGGCAGTTGTCGGGTTGAGCACACCGCAGGCGAGCAAAGCAGCAACGATGAATTATGTTCGGGTTATGCACGCCTCGCCCGATGCCCCAGCAGTCGATATTTTTGTCGATGGCAAAGCCGTATTAACCAGTGTGCCATTCTTTGCACTGAGCGGACAATTAGCCTTACCAGATGGCACATACACAATTGATATTGCTCCAGCCGGTGCAGGTGTCGCAGCGTCAGTCTTCGAAACCAAATTAACGCTTGAAGGCGGTTATACTGGCACGGTTGCTGCGGTTGGTAGCTTGGGTTTAGGTAATTTTGATGTCAAATTGTATGAAGATAATTATTCGATGACTGGTGCTGGGATGAGCCGCGTGCGGGTTATTCACGGCTCACCTGATGCACCAGCAGTCGATATCAAAATTGCTGGCACGCAAAATGTTGTGGTCAAAGGAGCTAAATTTGGCGACGCAGCAACTTTAGAAGTTCCAGCAGGCACGTATAGCTTTGATATTAGCCCAGCTGGTAGCTCGACCGTGTTGTTTACCACGCCAGCCTTGCGCTTCGAATCAGGTTGGGGCTATAGCTTGGTCGCTAGCGGCTTCGCCAGCAAGAATTTTTGGGTTCAATCACGGGTTGATATGGTCAAATAA